A section of the Paenibacillus yonginensis genome encodes:
- a CDS encoding GntR family transcriptional regulator, which translates to MRNERKPLYMQIQQYFKDLILSGKLKEDDKIPSEKELMDQFDVSRITVANALTQLAKDGWIYRIPGKGSFVSEGIGELVPRHSQQEAGAVGHPEGVGAGFSQPEGTFAANGEHTLLGAETYPYTGETSKTIGLVMPQLVDYFAIRLLQGINNIIENSPYTLQIVLTYNSIDREKAAIRDLIRKGASGLIIFPSDAEMYNEEILSLKLQGFPFVLIDRYLPGVATNVARSDGLIGGQLAVDYLWELGHRDIAICSDSPLPTITVEDRINGYMEALKQKEAMINPALILTDFKVDYSGIDKKHPLYRFIKNQIATAYITLNGRLGLHIYSICKELGLKVPEDVSILTFDDPSPGLHEWIYFSHISQSEIEMGEAAANLLLELFENNEPKDQGYTKVILQPKLIESQSTGPLRRQQ; encoded by the coding sequence ACGAAAACCGTTATATATGCAGATTCAGCAGTATTTTAAAGACTTGATCCTCAGCGGAAAGCTGAAAGAAGACGATAAAATCCCTTCAGAGAAGGAATTGATGGACCAGTTTGATGTCAGCCGGATCACCGTAGCGAACGCGCTGACGCAGCTGGCGAAGGACGGGTGGATTTACCGTATTCCGGGCAAAGGCAGCTTTGTCAGCGAAGGCATCGGCGAGCTGGTGCCCCGTCACAGCCAGCAAGAGGCAGGAGCCGTGGGGCATCCGGAAGGCGTTGGAGCGGGCTTTTCGCAGCCCGAGGGAACATTTGCCGCGAACGGAGAACACACGCTGCTTGGAGCCGAGACCTATCCTTATACGGGCGAGACCTCCAAAACGATCGGACTGGTTATGCCGCAGCTCGTAGATTATTTCGCCATTCGTCTGCTGCAGGGGATCAATAACATTATTGAAAACAGTCCATACACCCTCCAGATCGTGTTGACGTACAATTCCATCGACCGGGAGAAAGCGGCGATACGCGATCTGATTCGCAAAGGCGCCTCCGGATTGATCATTTTTCCCTCGGATGCGGAAATGTACAACGAGGAGATTTTGTCCCTGAAGCTGCAAGGATTCCCGTTTGTGCTGATTGACCGTTATCTGCCAGGCGTAGCCACTAACGTGGCGCGCAGCGACGGATTGATTGGCGGACAGCTGGCCGTTGATTATTTGTGGGAGCTTGGACACCGCGACATCGCTATCTGCTCCGATTCCCCGCTGCCGACCATTACGGTTGAGGACCGGATCAACGGTTATATGGAGGCCTTGAAGCAGAAAGAAGCGATGATTAATCCCGCTTTGATCTTAACCGATTTCAAAGTGGATTACAGCGGAATCGACAAGAAGCACCCTTTGTACCGTTTTATCAAAAATCAAATCGCTACCGCCTATATTACGCTGAACGGCCGGCTTGGCCTGCACATTTATTCCATATGCAAGGAGCTTGGCCTCAAGGTGCCGGAGGATGTCTCCATCCTGACGTTTGATGATCCGTCTCCAGGCTTGCACGAGTGGATTTATTTCTCGCATATCTCGCAGTCGGAAATCGAGATGGGAGAGGCGGCGGCCAACCTTTTGCTGGAGCTGTTCGAGAACAACGAACCTAAAGATCAAGGTTATACCAAGGTAATCCTCCAGCCTAAATTGATCGAAAGTCAATCGACGGGGCCGCTGCGAAGACAACAATAA
- a CDS encoding carbohydrate ABC transporter permease: MEKTAGREGRPSFNRRMGRHKDAWIAAVILVPMFLFWLVVSGFPTLFGFALGFFEWIGLADTPNFIWFDNFIDFFKNPVYTDALWRSIWLGGLVTFITLAAGFGAALLMNMPLFGKGFYRSIWYIPAVTATVATTQVFNIFLDTNNGVINNILKAMGKEPIVWQYSVGWGIFWIVVYSVWKGVGGAALIWLAGLQSVDVSLYEAAEIDGAGRLNKLRYVTLPGLKPIATYIVITSLIGAIQIYEQVLFITNGGPYGQTEVLVFRIYRDGFWDFNLGMAGASSLIMALIVMVATVLYYNWSTKSDKRTTIPIKPVIRKGKRGESHVRNAKGEF; encoded by the coding sequence ATGGAGAAAACGGCAGGACGGGAGGGAAGGCCCTCTTTCAACCGGCGTATGGGCAGACATAAGGATGCCTGGATCGCAGCCGTAATTCTGGTTCCGATGTTTCTGTTTTGGCTGGTGGTATCGGGTTTTCCAACCTTGTTTGGTTTTGCGCTCGGCTTTTTTGAGTGGATCGGGCTGGCGGATACGCCCAACTTTATCTGGTTTGACAATTTTATCGACTTCTTCAAAAACCCGGTCTATACGGATGCCTTATGGAGGTCGATATGGCTTGGCGGCCTCGTCACATTCATCACGCTGGCTGCGGGTTTCGGGGCGGCGCTGCTGATGAATATGCCGCTTTTCGGCAAAGGCTTCTATCGCTCGATTTGGTACATTCCGGCAGTTACGGCGACGGTGGCCACCACGCAGGTATTTAACATTTTTCTGGATACCAATAACGGCGTGATCAACAACATCCTTAAAGCGATGGGCAAAGAACCGATCGTGTGGCAGTATTCCGTTGGCTGGGGCATTTTCTGGATCGTGGTTTATTCGGTCTGGAAAGGCGTGGGAGGAGCGGCGCTGATCTGGCTGGCGGGACTGCAATCCGTCGACGTCTCGCTTTATGAAGCGGCCGAAATCGACGGGGCTGGTCGTCTTAACAAGCTGCGGTATGTCACCTTGCCAGGCTTGAAGCCGATCGCGACCTATATCGTGATCACCAGCCTGATCGGCGCGATTCAAATTTATGAACAGGTGCTGTTTATTACCAACGGCGGGCCATACGGGCAGACGGAAGTGCTGGTCTTCCGGATTTACCGCGACGGGTTCTGGGATTTCAATCTCGGCATGGCCGGAGCGTCTTCTCTGATTATGGCTTTGATCGTCATGGTGGCCACCGTACTGTATTACAATTGGTCAACCAAATCCGACAAACGGACGACGATACCGATTAAGCCGGTAATACGCAAAGGAAAGAGGGGGGAGAGCCATGTCCGCAACGCGAAAGGAGAATTTTAA
- a CDS encoding carbohydrate ABC transporter permease: MSATRKENFKNQFKPAYLIGHILLLGIGLILLYPLIFMVLAGFFTKTEFTSTVLSIFPIPKQPTLENFKELIIGSADSSVAMYFRNSVIRTVYNTLWAILTSFLAGYVFARLKFKGREAIFLILLATQMIPGTLAIIPTYLEFARFPFAGGNNPFTGGTGILNSWWVYLIGGPSINIMGTFLVKQSLEKVPLEIDEAAIMDGAGTFRLIFQILFPLQLPIMAFIAITTALGTWNDFITPFFYTTSDNLQTLPAAITRISSVGASPGAVIDYPMIITLSMGITIPALLIFAFFQKYIVQGLANTGIKG; the protein is encoded by the coding sequence ATGTCCGCAACGCGAAAGGAGAATTTTAAAAATCAGTTCAAACCCGCTTACCTCATTGGACATATTCTGCTGCTTGGCATTGGCCTTATTTTGCTCTACCCATTGATCTTTATGGTGCTAGCCGGGTTCTTTACGAAAACGGAGTTTACATCCACTGTACTAAGCATATTTCCGATTCCCAAGCAACCGACTCTGGAAAACTTCAAAGAGCTCATTATAGGCTCGGCGGATTCCTCGGTGGCCATGTATTTCAGAAATTCAGTCATCCGGACTGTTTACAATACGCTGTGGGCTATATTGACTTCGTTCCTGGCCGGTTACGTATTTGCCCGCTTGAAATTCAAAGGGCGTGAAGCGATCTTCCTGATTCTGCTGGCGACACAAATGATTCCGGGCACGCTGGCCATTATCCCGACTTATCTGGAGTTCGCCAGATTTCCGTTTGCCGGGGGGAATAACCCGTTTACCGGAGGAACAGGGATACTCAACTCTTGGTGGGTTTATTTGATTGGCGGCCCTAGCATCAATATAATGGGCACCTTCCTGGTGAAGCAGTCGCTGGAGAAAGTGCCGCTGGAGATCGACGAGGCGGCGATTATGGACGGGGCCGGCACTTTCCGGCTGATCTTTCAAATTCTGTTCCCGCTGCAGCTCCCGATTATGGCTTTTATCGCGATCACGACGGCGCTGGGAACCTGGAATGACTTCATTACCCCTTTCTTTTATACAACCAGCGATAACTTGCAAACGCTTCCAGCAGCCATTACGCGGATTTCATCCGTTGGGGCCAGCCCGGGTGCTGTAATCGATTATCCGATGATCATCACCTTAAGCATGGGGATCACGATTCCGGCCCTGCTTATCTTCGCTTTTTTCCAAAAATACATCGTCCAAGGCTTGGCCAATACCGGTATCAAAGGATAA
- a CDS encoding extracellular solute-binding protein gives MLKKKMSLIILSFMLTVGLTACGGGGGGGGNAQGSDQPADSQSADSSGKDTSSPGGTTITVLNEGAVAVGVGALSDLLEKKKKSLIADEAQNPRVVAEDFSYTPGSPLKAAVFPYFYQSIMLKKMQEQNVTVKMEDWGWGEQLIQKETAGFLAKNIPDIIVGETQMPGFAQQGLLEPFPDDMAQEIRDNVAPAAWKPMEYDGKIYGFASQPGVSSLFWNKKLVKEAGLDSDKAPTTWDELLADVQKVTEAGKGKFYGGGVYAGPNAGGYLRYGTLIVINGGGFADDQGQPTFNSDANVETVKFLKQLNAAHPAGLMANTNEGTYFDAFKKGQIAYLIDGPWRAVESSQIGIDYGMAQIPLSPKGKPGNLTIGAAFHSVPKDAKNKEAAFAYIRAMYSEDIQQLIADTGVRSPVLKSVAEKDEYKTDHPEMYQHYLAMSGNVQGLPTFAKEDSKVWQLFGDAVTKSLMTNGDIKSILDDAQKRAEAITK, from the coding sequence ATGTTAAAGAAAAAAATGTCCTTGATTATTCTTTCGTTTATGCTCACTGTTGGTTTGACCGCTTGCGGAGGAGGAGGGGGCGGTGGCGGAAATGCCCAAGGCAGTGACCAGCCGGCGGACAGCCAGAGCGCGGACAGCTCCGGAAAGGATACTTCTTCGCCAGGAGGCACAACGATCACTGTGCTGAACGAAGGTGCGGTCGCCGTCGGCGTGGGTGCGCTGAGCGATTTGCTGGAGAAGAAAAAGAAGTCGCTCATCGCTGATGAAGCGCAGAATCCGCGAGTTGTAGCGGAAGATTTCAGCTATACGCCCGGAAGTCCGCTCAAGGCAGCCGTCTTCCCGTATTTCTACCAGTCGATCATGCTCAAGAAAATGCAGGAGCAAAACGTCACGGTGAAGATGGAGGATTGGGGCTGGGGCGAACAGCTGATTCAAAAAGAAACGGCCGGTTTCCTGGCGAAAAACATACCGGATATTATCGTCGGGGAAACCCAAATGCCGGGTTTTGCCCAGCAGGGCCTGCTTGAGCCGTTCCCGGACGATATGGCGCAGGAAATCCGCGACAACGTGGCGCCGGCAGCCTGGAAACCGATGGAGTACGACGGAAAGATTTACGGCTTTGCTTCCCAGCCGGGCGTAAGCAGCCTGTTCTGGAACAAAAAGCTGGTTAAGGAAGCAGGGCTTGACTCGGACAAAGCACCGACCACCTGGGATGAACTGCTTGCGGACGTGCAGAAAGTAACAGAGGCCGGGAAGGGCAAATTTTACGGCGGGGGCGTCTACGCCGGACCAAACGCAGGCGGCTATTTGCGATACGGAACGCTTATAGTCATCAATGGCGGCGGCTTTGCGGATGATCAAGGCCAGCCGACCTTTAACTCCGATGCCAATGTAGAAACCGTTAAATTCCTGAAGCAGCTGAACGCGGCCCATCCGGCTGGCCTCATGGCCAACACGAATGAAGGAACGTATTTCGATGCGTTCAAAAAAGGGCAAATTGCTTATTTGATCGACGGACCTTGGCGTGCGGTTGAAAGCTCGCAAATCGGCATTGATTACGGCATGGCTCAAATCCCGCTTTCACCAAAGGGCAAGCCGGGCAACCTTACGATCGGCGCGGCCTTCCATTCGGTGCCGAAGGATGCCAAAAACAAAGAAGCCGCTTTTGCTTATATCCGTGCGATGTACAGCGAGGATATCCAGCAGCTGATCGCCGATACGGGCGTCCGTTCGCCGGTGCTCAAATCCGTTGCCGAGAAGGATGAATACAAGACTGACCATCCTGAAATGTACCAGCACTATTTGGCCATGTCCGGCAATGTGCAGGGACTGCCGACTTTTGCCAAGGAAGACTCCAAAGTCTGGCAGCTGTTTGGTGACGCGGTAACCAAATCGCTGATGACGAACGGCGATATCAAGTCGATTCTGGACGATGCGCAGAAGAGAGCGGAGGCCATAACGAAATAA
- a CDS encoding alpha-mannosidase, with protein MPYETNPIMTQKAKGRLSRLRDYIYEPIASLTVNAWVTKEPVTYDQRMSGRPLELKPGDRWGELWDCAWFHFRGQVPGSAQGCKVVLLIDINGELCLVDEAGTPRQGLTNVSSEFDYSLGMPGKRVVDISAAAQGGEVIDLWGDGGCNDLFGRFRSGTLKEACIAICHEEARLLYYDLEVLIELAEQLPDSSARKARVLQNVYEAANLLAEITEDTVQLARAKLAPELAKQGGDPVLTVSAIGHAHIDLAWLWPIRETIRKGARTFSTALRNMEKYPDYMFGASQPQLYAWMKEHYPQLYAEVQERVKEGRWEAQGAMWVEPDTNISGGEALVRQILYGKRFFKQEFGKDMKVLWLPDVFGYTGSLPQLLKKSGVDYMMTQKLSWSVYNTHPHHSFLWEGIDGTKVLTHLPPEDTYNGPAAPRSLAKIEQSYLDRGVSEHALMLFGIGDGGGGPGEEHLERLARERNLLGLLPVVQEPAVTFFHRLERETSRFQTYRGELYLEKHQGTLTTQARNKWYNRKLEKALRELEFAASLLWSLGGGEDVYPAERLEAVWKEMLLYQFHDILPGSSITRVYDESLERYGKLLAEVQAMIADIYGRLAGLSGGAAGTPILFNSLPWVRREWVQYGGSWHFVQVPGMGWHSLAAAKTEQPDAPLIAEDFRLENERLSVRFAEDGSIVSLYDKAAARETLQPGAKANVFTLYHDDGDAWDFPRDYREMFAGTMKLERVQGFVSGPRAVVEQEYRFGESTLKQIISLEQNGELLRFDTEADWREAGKMLRVAFPVQVAADQVNCEIQFGVLKRPTTRNNAIEFARDEICAHHYIDLSQPDYGVALLNDSKYGHSAENGVLDLNLLRSPSYPDPKADQAEHKFTYAVYPHSGDFIQAGVYRKGYELNIPLTVAEAQESSAQEAEFIQPFSLVRLDHPNLMLEAVKKAEDSDHLILRLYETAGAGAETSLSMGLNCRTIEEADLLENPVGLLAEQTNEIKLSFTPFEIKTIRVAFA; from the coding sequence ATGCCTTATGAAACAAATCCGATCATGACCCAGAAAGCGAAGGGACGGCTGTCCAGACTCCGGGATTACATTTATGAGCCGATAGCCTCTTTGACTGTCAACGCTTGGGTAACGAAAGAACCGGTGACCTATGACCAGCGAATGTCAGGCAGACCGCTTGAACTTAAGCCCGGCGACAGGTGGGGAGAGCTTTGGGACTGCGCCTGGTTTCATTTCCGGGGACAGGTGCCAGGTTCGGCCCAAGGCTGCAAAGTAGTGCTGCTTATCGACATCAACGGGGAATTATGCCTGGTGGACGAAGCCGGAACCCCGCGCCAAGGTTTAACCAATGTGAGCTCCGAATTCGATTACAGCTTGGGAATGCCCGGCAAACGGGTTGTGGATATCAGCGCTGCGGCTCAAGGCGGGGAAGTCATCGATTTGTGGGGAGACGGCGGCTGCAACGATTTGTTTGGCCGCTTCCGCAGCGGAACGTTGAAAGAAGCTTGTATAGCCATATGCCATGAAGAAGCACGCCTTTTGTATTACGACCTGGAGGTGCTGATCGAGCTGGCCGAGCAGCTGCCGGATTCGAGCGCCAGAAAGGCGCGGGTGCTGCAAAACGTATATGAGGCAGCGAATCTGCTCGCCGAGATTACCGAAGATACCGTACAGCTGGCCAGAGCCAAGCTGGCGCCGGAACTTGCGAAGCAGGGCGGCGATCCCGTCTTAACCGTCAGCGCAATCGGGCACGCGCATATCGATCTTGCCTGGCTGTGGCCGATCCGCGAAACGATCCGCAAGGGTGCCAGAACCTTCTCCACCGCGCTGCGCAATATGGAGAAATACCCGGATTACATGTTCGGCGCCAGCCAGCCGCAGCTGTATGCGTGGATGAAGGAGCATTACCCGCAGCTATATGCAGAGGTGCAGGAACGTGTCAAGGAAGGGCGCTGGGAGGCACAGGGCGCCATGTGGGTAGAGCCGGATACCAATATATCCGGCGGTGAAGCGCTTGTGCGGCAAATCCTGTACGGGAAACGTTTTTTTAAGCAGGAATTCGGCAAGGACATGAAGGTGTTGTGGCTGCCTGATGTATTCGGTTATACGGGAAGCCTGCCGCAGCTGCTCAAGAAATCCGGAGTGGACTATATGATGACCCAAAAGCTGTCATGGAGCGTCTATAATACCCATCCGCATCACAGCTTCCTATGGGAAGGCATCGATGGCACGAAGGTGTTGACTCATCTGCCGCCGGAGGACACTTACAACGGTCCTGCGGCTCCGCGGTCGCTTGCCAAAATCGAGCAAAGCTACCTCGATCGCGGTGTTTCGGAGCATGCGCTCATGCTGTTCGGCATCGGCGATGGCGGCGGCGGTCCGGGAGAAGAACATTTGGAACGGCTGGCCCGGGAGCGGAATTTGCTGGGGCTGCTGCCGGTGGTGCAGGAACCTGCGGTCACTTTTTTTCATCGGCTGGAGCGGGAAACTTCCCGCTTCCAGACCTACCGCGGGGAGCTGTATCTGGAGAAACACCAAGGGACGCTGACTACTCAAGCCCGCAACAAATGGTACAACCGCAAGCTGGAGAAAGCATTGCGGGAGCTGGAGTTCGCGGCTTCATTGCTTTGGTCTCTGGGCGGCGGGGAAGACGTTTATCCGGCCGAACGGCTTGAGGCGGTCTGGAAGGAAATGCTATTGTACCAATTCCACGATATTTTGCCCGGCTCCTCGATCACAAGAGTGTATGACGAGTCGCTGGAGCGTTACGGCAAGCTGCTGGCAGAAGTGCAAGCGATGATTGCCGATATTTACGGGCGATTGGCCGGTTTGTCCGGCGGAGCGGCCGGAACGCCTATCCTGTTCAACTCCTTGCCGTGGGTGCGGCGGGAATGGGTGCAATACGGTGGCAGTTGGCATTTCGTGCAGGTGCCGGGCATGGGCTGGCATTCGCTTGCGGCAGCTAAAACGGAGCAGCCAGACGCCCCGCTTATCGCGGAGGATTTCAGGCTGGAGAACGAGCGGCTGTCGGTCCGATTTGCTGAAGACGGCAGCATCGTATCGCTGTACGATAAGGCGGCCGCACGGGAAACGCTGCAGCCGGGTGCGAAGGCCAATGTGTTTACGCTTTACCATGATGACGGGGATGCCTGGGATTTCCCGCGCGATTACCGCGAGATGTTCGCCGGCACGATGAAGCTGGAGCGGGTGCAGGGTTTCGTGTCCGGACCTCGCGCTGTAGTCGAGCAGGAGTATCGGTTCGGGGAATCGACCCTGAAGCAGATCATTAGTTTGGAGCAAAACGGGGAGTTGCTGAGGTTCGATACCGAAGCGGACTGGCGCGAAGCGGGCAAAATGCTGCGGGTCGCTTTTCCCGTGCAGGTGGCGGCCGATCAAGTGAACTGTGAAATTCAGTTCGGGGTGCTAAAGCGGCCGACGACCCGCAACAATGCGATCGAGTTTGCACGCGATGAAATATGTGCCCATCATTACATCGACTTGTCGCAGCCGGATTACGGCGTAGCGCTGCTAAACGACAGCAAATACGGACACAGCGCGGAGAACGGTGTTCTGGACCTGAACCTGCTGCGCAGTCCGTCTTACCCTGATCCGAAAGCGGATCAGGCCGAGCACAAATTTACTTATGCCGTATATCCGCATTCGGGCGATTTCATTCAGGCTGGCGTTTACCGCAAAGGGTACGAGCTGAACATTCCGCTCACTGTAGCTGAAGCGCAGGAATCAAGCGCGCAAGAAGCGGAATTTATTCAACCGTTTAGCCTGGTGCGGCTTGATCATCCCAACCTTATGCTGGAGGCCGTCAAAAAAGCCGAAGACAGCGATCATTTGATTCTGCGGCTGTATGAGACGGCAGGTGCCGGAGCCGAAACCAGCTTGTCTATGGGACTGAATTGCCGGACGATTGAGGAGGCTGATTTGCTGGAGAATCCGGTAGGACTGCTGGCGGAACAGACGAATGAAATAAAATTGTCCTTTACGCCGTTTGAAATTAAGACAATTCGTGTGGCATTTGCCTAA
- a CDS encoding glutaminase family protein gives MTITLRPPAVPLVTIDPYFSVWSMADRLTGDFTRHWTGKRNALTGLIRIDGTPWRFAGLTEPNPENYYAEPEAMQQTELQVTPLSTSYTFEAGGIALEVVFTSPLLPDSLELLSRPASYVSFRVRSLDGNPHAVQLYIDVTGEWCVNTSEQKVVLGQEQNEYLTIMAASNAEQQVLNASGDDLRIDWGRLMLAVKQAPDMQTWIGPAEVRKSFVRTGELKAGSKTPSPNEAQTVRDTQPVLAAVWNCGEVDGKAGKSQLIVLAYDDVYSIEYFGRRLEAYWKKDGQTTMGMIEHAFREYSDILLRCEAFDRQLQADAVRSGGEKYADILSLSYRQAIAAHKLVLDPEGQPLFMSKECFSNGCIATVDVSYPSIPLFLLYQPELVRGMMRPILKYAASEAWPFEFAPHDVGQYPLANGQVYGENAREAQMPVEECGNMLVMAAAVSLADGQWEFAAEHRELLSRWADYLLEYGLDPENQLCTDDFAGHLARNANLSAKAIMGVASYSLLCRQLGDSAEADRYLQAARDMASQWTKLAEDQSEGSTHTKLVFGEEGEGTWSLKYNLVWDLIFGTNLFDPSLVRRETAWYLEKQNRYGVPLDNREAYTKGDWLVWAASLAEERKDFEQIIAPLWDFLNETPDRVPFSDWYDTITARQIGFQHRSVVGGMFIKLLKDQGISKK, from the coding sequence ATGACAATCACTTTACGCCCACCCGCAGTCCCGTTAGTTACCATTGATCCTTATTTCAGCGTCTGGTCGATGGCCGACCGTCTAACCGGCGACTTCACCCGGCATTGGACGGGTAAGCGGAATGCGCTGACCGGGCTGATCCGCATCGATGGAACACCTTGGAGGTTCGCCGGTTTAACTGAGCCGAATCCGGAAAATTATTATGCGGAGCCGGAAGCTATGCAGCAAACGGAACTTCAGGTTACCCCGCTGTCCACCTCTTACACCTTTGAGGCGGGAGGCATTGCGCTGGAGGTTGTATTTACCAGCCCGCTGCTGCCCGATTCCTTGGAGCTTCTGTCGCGGCCGGCGTCTTATGTATCCTTTCGGGTACGTTCCCTGGATGGTAATCCGCATGCCGTGCAGCTTTATATCGACGTGACCGGAGAATGGTGCGTGAACACCAGCGAGCAAAAGGTTGTACTGGGGCAGGAGCAAAATGAATATTTGACGATTATGGCGGCGAGCAACGCGGAGCAGCAGGTTTTGAACGCTTCGGGAGACGATCTGCGGATCGACTGGGGCCGCTTGATGCTGGCGGTGAAGCAGGCGCCTGACATGCAGACATGGATAGGACCGGCGGAAGTCCGCAAGTCGTTTGTACGCACCGGTGAGCTCAAGGCAGGCAGCAAGACACCTTCACCGAATGAGGCGCAGACGGTTCGCGATACCCAGCCGGTGCTGGCAGCCGTTTGGAATTGCGGCGAGGTTGACGGCAAGGCAGGGAAATCGCAGCTGATTGTGCTTGCGTATGACGATGTTTATTCGATCGAATATTTTGGGCGCAGGCTTGAGGCGTATTGGAAGAAAGACGGCCAAACCACGATGGGAATGATTGAACACGCATTTCGGGAGTATTCGGACATCCTTCTGCGCTGCGAAGCGTTTGACCGGCAGCTGCAGGCGGATGCCGTGCGTTCCGGTGGAGAGAAATACGCCGACATTTTGTCCCTGTCCTACCGGCAGGCGATCGCAGCGCATAAGCTTGTGCTTGATCCGGAAGGCCAGCCGCTGTTCATGTCCAAAGAATGCTTCAGCAACGGTTGTATCGCTACGGTCGATGTCAGCTATCCTTCGATTCCGCTTTTTCTGCTGTACCAGCCGGAGCTTGTCCGCGGAATGATGCGGCCTATCTTAAAATATGCGGCAAGCGAAGCTTGGCCGTTTGAATTTGCTCCCCATGACGTCGGCCAATATCCGCTCGCTAACGGTCAGGTGTACGGGGAGAATGCGCGAGAGGCCCAAATGCCGGTCGAGGAATGCGGCAATATGCTGGTGATGGCAGCGGCGGTCAGCCTGGCCGACGGACAATGGGAGTTTGCGGCGGAGCACCGCGAGCTGTTGTCCCGGTGGGCGGATTATTTGCTCGAATACGGGCTTGATCCGGAGAATCAGCTGTGCACCGATGATTTCGCCGGCCATTTGGCCCGCAATGCCAACCTGTCGGCCAAAGCGATCATGGGAGTGGCCAGCTACTCCTTATTGTGCAGGCAGCTGGGCGATTCTGCCGAAGCGGACCGTTACCTGCAGGCGGCTAGGGACATGGCCAGCCAGTGGACGAAACTTGCGGAGGATCAAAGCGAGGGAAGCACGCATACCAAATTGGTATTTGGCGAGGAAGGGGAAGGCACCTGGAGCTTGAAATACAATCTGGTATGGGATCTTATTTTCGGAACGAATCTCTTTGATCCATCCCTTGTTCGCCGGGAAACGGCCTGGTATTTGGAGAAGCAAAACCGCTACGGCGTGCCGCTGGATAACCGTGAAGCTTACACCAAAGGGGACTGGCTCGTCTGGGCTGCTTCGCTGGCGGAGGAGCGGAAGGACTTCGAGCAGATCATTGCGCCGCTTTGGGACTTTCTGAATGAAACCCCGGACCGCGTACCGTTCTCGGACTGGTACGATACGATTACGGCCCGGCAGATCGGTTTCCAGCACCGCAGCGTGGTCGGCGGGATGTTTATCAAGCTGCTGAAGGACCAAGGAATTTCTAAGAAGTGA